In Terriglobia bacterium, a single window of DNA contains:
- the yajC gene encoding preprotein translocase subunit YajC: protein MDLFLFQAGGGGGLGIFLLLPLLFIAATFYFQQRKTKRWQAIMSSLKNGDRVTTGGGIRGTIISMKDDAVILKVPPDNLRLEIAKSAVVSVGRDDDEKKS, encoded by the coding sequence ATGGATTTATTTCTGTTTCAGGCTGGGGGCGGCGGCGGGTTGGGAATCTTCCTGCTGTTGCCGCTGCTGTTTATCGCGGCCACGTTCTATTTCCAGCAGAGAAAGACCAAGCGCTGGCAGGCCATCATGAGCAGCCTGAAAAACGGCGACCGCGTCACCACCGGAGGCGGAATTCGCGGCACCATCATTTCCATGAAAGATGACGCTGTGATCCTGAAGGTGCCGCCGGACAACCTGCGGCTGGAAATCGCCAAGAGCGCGGTGGTCTCCGTGGGCCGCGACGACGACGAGAAGAAATCATAA
- the hslV gene encoding ATP-dependent protease subunit HslV, giving the protein MKIRSTTVLCVRRGGQVVMAADGQVTLGEGIIKHTAKKIRRLYNDKILAGFAGSTADAFSLFARFEGKLEQYHGNLGRAAVELAKDWRTDKVLRHLEALLLVSDVNLTFLISGAGDVIEPDGGAAAIGSGGPYALAAARALMDNTDLPARKIAEESMKIAGRTCIYTNENVTVEELPGVPEKPAPAAPVH; this is encoded by the coding sequence ATGAAAATCAGGTCCACCACCGTGCTGTGCGTGCGTCGCGGCGGCCAGGTGGTGATGGCCGCGGACGGCCAGGTCACCCTGGGCGAAGGCATCATCAAACACACGGCAAAAAAAATCCGCCGCTTATACAACGACAAGATCCTGGCCGGTTTTGCCGGTTCCACCGCCGATGCGTTTTCGCTCTTCGCGCGCTTTGAAGGCAAGCTGGAGCAATATCACGGCAACCTGGGCCGGGCCGCAGTGGAGCTGGCCAAGGACTGGCGCACCGACAAAGTCCTGCGTCACCTGGAAGCCCTGCTGCTGGTGTCCGACGTGAACCTGACGTTCCTCATCAGCGGCGCCGGCGACGTGATTGAGCCGGACGGCGGTGCGGCCGCCATCGGCAGTGGCGGCCCGTATGCTCTGGCCGCGGCGCGCGCGCTCATGGACAACACCGATCTTCCGGCGCGCAAGATTGCTGAAGAATCCATGAAGATCGCCGGACGCACATGCATCTATACCAACGAGAACGTTACGGTGGAAGAGCTGCCGGGCGTCCCGGAAAAGCCGGCACCGGCCGCTCCCGTGCACTAG
- a CDS encoding MotA/TolQ/ExbB proton channel family protein codes for MLVANLATVLLAKAHLVAFWLFQAAPDEGVVGWDPISLWRQMGWMARIVVIILFIMSAWSIGVMIDRWIAFSAARKQSRLFAPAVAGALREGKLDEAIRVAERNKKSHLAKVVTAGLQEFKAHGDSTEIPGEQIEASKRALERAEAIVHAELKRGLGGLATIGSTAPFVGLFGTVIGILNAFKKISEQKATGLGAVAGGISEALVTTALGLFVAIPAVMMFNYFTGKVEAFDVEMDNSSSELVDYFLKKSSARR; via the coding sequence ATGCTTGTCGCAAATCTTGCAACTGTTCTGTTGGCCAAGGCGCACCTGGTGGCCTTTTGGCTGTTCCAGGCTGCCCCCGATGAAGGCGTTGTCGGCTGGGATCCGATCAGCCTTTGGCGCCAGATGGGCTGGATGGCCCGCATCGTGGTGATCATTCTCTTCATCATGTCCGCCTGGTCTATTGGCGTGATGATTGACCGCTGGATCGCTTTCAGCGCCGCCCGCAAACAGTCGCGCTTGTTCGCGCCGGCCGTTGCCGGGGCCCTGCGTGAAGGCAAGCTGGATGAAGCCATCCGCGTGGCTGAGCGCAACAAGAAGAGCCACTTGGCCAAGGTTGTCACCGCCGGCCTGCAGGAGTTCAAGGCCCACGGCGACTCAACCGAAATTCCCGGCGAGCAGATTGAAGCCAGCAAGCGCGCTCTGGAGCGGGCGGAAGCCATCGTTCACGCCGAACTGAAGCGCGGCTTGGGCGGCCTGGCCACCATCGGCTCCACGGCGCCGTTCGTCGGCCTGTTCGGAACGGTGATCGGAATTCTCAACGCCTTCAAAAAGATTTCAGAGCAGAAAGCCACCGGTCTGGGCGCCGTGGCCGGCGGTATTTCAGAAGCTCTGGTGACCACCGCTTTGGGTCTGTTCGTGGCCATCCCGGCCGTGATGATGTTCAACTATTTCACCGGCAAAGTGGAAGCCTTTGACGTGGAAATGGACAACTCTTCCAGCGAACTGGTGGATTACTTCCTGAAGAAGAGCAGCGCGCGGCGGTAA
- a CDS encoding TonB family protein, whose translation MFEDSLMESGGKIKTNQGKTTTITFVVESLIIGFLVLLPLLITDALPLHQLNSFLVAPPPPPPPPPPPPPAVQHVQKVSEIVNGELRTPSKIPKVIKMIKEEEAPAANTGVLGGVEGGVPGGSANGVMNSLIGSAAPPPKVATPQRLRVSQGVQEGNLIRRIEPVYPPMAKVAHIQGEVILQAIISKTGTIENLRRISGHPILSQAAMDAVKQWKYKPYLLNGEAVEVETTVAVTFKM comes from the coding sequence ATGTTTGAAGACAGCTTAATGGAATCAGGCGGCAAGATTAAGACCAACCAGGGAAAAACCACCACGATCACCTTTGTCGTGGAGTCATTGATCATCGGATTTCTGGTCTTACTTCCATTGCTGATCACCGACGCTCTGCCGCTGCATCAGCTCAACTCCTTCCTGGTGGCCCCGCCGCCGCCGCCGCCGCCGCCGCCCCCGCCACCGCCGGCAGTCCAGCATGTGCAGAAGGTTAGCGAGATTGTGAACGGCGAATTGCGGACCCCCAGCAAGATTCCCAAAGTGATCAAGATGATCAAGGAAGAAGAAGCGCCGGCTGCCAATACTGGCGTGCTGGGAGGCGTGGAAGGCGGAGTTCCGGGAGGATCCGCCAATGGCGTCATGAACAGTTTGATCGGCTCGGCCGCGCCCCCGCCGAAGGTGGCAACTCCGCAACGGCTGCGGGTATCTCAAGGTGTGCAAGAAGGCAACCTGATCCGCCGCATTGAGCCCGTTTATCCGCCTATGGCCAAGGTGGCCCATATTCAAGGCGAAGTGATCTTGCAGGCCATTATCAGCAAGACCGGCACCATTGAGAATTTGCGCCGGATATCAGGGCATCCGATTCTCAGCCAGGCTGCCATGGATGCCGTGAAGCAGTGGAAGTACAAACCCTACCTGCTGAACGGTGAGGCGGTAGAGGTGGAGACCACGGTAGCGGTCACTTTCAAGATGTAA
- a CDS encoding thioesterase produces the protein MAKQVPIGTRGEATIVVDHEHTLHHHDKDLPAIYSTPHMIGLMEWAAANAMKPFCDAGEISVGTAINVEHRAPTVVGAEVKAEAVLESVTARFYVFRVTAHNGMHEIGRGTVTRAFVNPAKVAERYLRGNS, from the coding sequence ATGGCGAAACAGGTCCCCATCGGCACGCGTGGCGAGGCAACGATCGTAGTCGACCACGAACACACGCTCCACCATCACGACAAAGATTTGCCGGCAATCTACTCCACGCCGCACATGATCGGCTTGATGGAGTGGGCCGCGGCCAACGCCATGAAGCCCTTCTGCGACGCGGGCGAGATCAGCGTGGGGACGGCCATCAACGTCGAGCATCGCGCACCCACCGTCGTGGGCGCAGAGGTGAAAGCTGAGGCCGTGCTGGAATCCGTGACGGCACGCTTTTATGTCTTTCGCGTGACCGCCCACAACGGAATGCATGAGATCGGCCGGGGGACTGTGACGCGAGCGTTTGTGAATCCGGCGAAGGTGGCGGAGCGGTATTTGAGGGGAAACAGTTAG
- the secF gene encoding protein translocase subunit SecF produces MEFFRNTNIDFLKLKWYFLGFSLIFSIAGILSMLFWHGVPLGVDFRGGTLVYVKFVDKPDETAIRGALDKANLHNAKIQRYDIPAANEVVISLDEKDTSEADLDHGKNLIINALETNPVPGKRNFNNSDRVGFAAVRDSLVTHDPLHTGQYDEAAHQVTDYLKAHGGVLRSLDELQGTVPAPVIEALKQDFYTANYGIRGADIVGPQVGDQLKRQAQLAVGFSLIGMLVYLWFRFELIYGVAAVVAVFHDTLITVGAFSLTNKEISLTVIAAILTLVGYSMNDTIVVFDRIRENVKLLRRESLADIVNRSINQTLSRTILTSGLTFLTVMSLYLFGGEVLRGFSFALVIGIIIGTYSSIAVAAPMLVAYQDWRRSRGSIPAPATAGKGRAKA; encoded by the coding sequence GTGGAATTTTTTCGCAACACAAACATAGATTTTCTAAAACTCAAGTGGTACTTCCTCGGCTTTTCGCTGATCTTCAGCATCGCCGGCATCCTTTCCATGCTGTTCTGGCACGGGGTCCCTCTGGGTGTTGATTTCCGCGGCGGTACCCTGGTTTACGTGAAGTTCGTAGACAAGCCGGATGAAACCGCTATTCGCGGCGCGTTGGACAAAGCCAACCTGCACAACGCCAAGATCCAGCGCTATGACATTCCCGCCGCTAATGAAGTGGTCATTTCGCTGGACGAGAAAGATACCAGCGAAGCCGATCTCGACCACGGCAAAAACCTGATCATCAATGCCCTGGAAACCAACCCTGTCCCCGGCAAGCGGAACTTCAACAACAGTGACCGCGTGGGCTTTGCCGCGGTGCGCGATTCGCTGGTAACCCACGATCCTTTGCACACAGGGCAATACGACGAAGCGGCCCACCAGGTGACGGATTACCTCAAGGCCCACGGCGGCGTCCTCAGGAGCCTGGATGAGCTTCAAGGGACCGTGCCCGCGCCGGTGATTGAGGCCCTGAAGCAGGATTTCTACACCGCCAACTACGGCATCCGTGGCGCGGACATCGTGGGACCGCAGGTAGGCGACCAGCTCAAGCGGCAAGCGCAACTGGCGGTCGGCTTCTCGCTGATCGGCATGCTGGTGTATCTGTGGTTCCGATTTGAGCTGATTTATGGCGTGGCCGCGGTGGTGGCGGTATTTCACGATACGTTAATCACGGTGGGAGCTTTCTCCTTGACGAATAAGGAGATATCGCTTACTGTTATCGCCGCAATTCTCACCCTGGTCGGTTATTCCATGAACGACACCATTGTGGTTTTTGACCGCATCCGGGAGAACGTAAAGCTGCTGCGCAGGGAAAGTCTGGCGGACATTGTGAACCGCAGTATCAACCAGACTCTGAGCCGGACCATTCTGACTTCCGGACTTACGTTCCTGACGGTAATGTCACTGTATCTTTTCGGGGGAGAAGTACTGCGAGGGTTCTCGTTTGCCTTGGTTATCGGCATCATAATTGGGACGTATTCGTCCATCGCCGTGGCCGCCCCCATGCTTGTGGCATACCAGGATTGGCGCCGGTCCAGAGGCTCCATACCGGCCCCGGCAACGGCGGGCAAGGGACGGGCCAAGGCGTAA
- a CDS encoding biopolymer transporter ExbD — protein sequence MAISVRNEGAKVNSNINVTPMVDVMLVLLIIFMVITPMLQRGKSVDLAKTNNPIQMPDADKEDALIVAVQKDGKVFLDTSQVGPEELTNKIKERLTNRTDKRVYVKADARAHYKAVVSVVDDVRSAGVSDLGLLTEQRRQ from the coding sequence ATGGCAATTTCAGTCAGAAACGAGGGGGCCAAGGTCAACTCCAACATCAACGTCACGCCCATGGTGGACGTGATGCTGGTGCTGCTGATCATCTTCATGGTGATCACGCCCATGTTGCAGCGGGGCAAGAGCGTTGACTTGGCCAAGACCAACAACCCCATCCAGATGCCGGATGCAGATAAGGAAGACGCCTTGATCGTGGCCGTACAAAAAGACGGCAAGGTGTTTCTGGACACCAGCCAGGTCGGCCCGGAAGAACTCACCAACAAGATCAAGGAGCGCCTGACCAACCGCACCGACAAGCGCGTGTACGTGAAAGCTGATGCGCGGGCCCACTACAAGGCTGTGGTGTCCGTGGTGGATGATGTCCGTTCCGCTGGCGTGAGCGATTTAGGCCTGCTCACCGAACAGAGACGGCAGTAA
- the hslU gene encoding ATP-dependent protease ATPase subunit HslU — MAIYLPATADETDITLDDLTPKEIVAELDKYVIGQHDAKRAVAIALRNRMRRQKLPPDIAEEIMPKNIIMIGPTGVGKTEIARRLARLANSPFLKVEASKFTEVGYVGRDVESMIRDLVEIAIDMIREERLEEVADKAEEHAEEKLLDLLLPAGPPPASATHPSSTSHSGTSGPAIVGFALPSEEGDSTSRTREKLRQQLRQGQLDDRMVEVEVREKSMPAFEIISNQGVEEMDINMKDMLPNIFGQRTKKRKMKVSEAMEYLIQEEESKLIDMDQVTRVAVERVEQSGIIFLDEIDKIAGRESGHGPDVSREGVQRDILPIVEGTTCNTRYGMVRTDHILFIAAGAFHVSKPSDLIPELQGRFPIRVELKSLTMADFIAILTEPKSSLVKQYTALLETEGLKLEFTRQALDEIAGFAFQVNESTENIGARRLHTIMERVLDDISFNAPEMKEKTVKIDADYVRKMLADIVKDQDLSRYIL; from the coding sequence ATGGCGATCTATCTACCAGCTACGGCCGACGAAACCGACATCACCCTGGACGACCTCACGCCCAAAGAAATCGTCGCCGAACTGGACAAATATGTAATCGGCCAGCATGACGCCAAGCGCGCCGTGGCCATCGCGCTGCGCAACCGCATGCGCCGGCAAAAGCTTCCGCCGGACATCGCGGAAGAGATCATGCCCAAGAACATCATCATGATCGGGCCCACGGGCGTTGGCAAAACCGAAATCGCGCGCCGCCTGGCTCGTCTGGCGAATTCTCCTTTCTTGAAAGTTGAGGCCTCCAAGTTCACTGAAGTCGGCTACGTGGGCCGCGACGTGGAATCCATGATCCGCGACCTGGTGGAGATCGCCATTGACATGATCCGCGAAGAGCGGCTGGAAGAAGTCGCCGACAAAGCCGAAGAGCATGCCGAAGAAAAGTTGCTCGACCTGCTCTTGCCCGCCGGGCCGCCGCCTGCTTCGGCCACGCATCCGTCTTCGACTTCGCATTCTGGGACAAGCGGCCCGGCCATCGTCGGCTTCGCCCTGCCTTCCGAAGAAGGCGACTCCACCAGCCGCACGCGGGAAAAGCTTCGCCAGCAACTCCGCCAGGGCCAGTTGGACGACCGCATGGTGGAAGTTGAAGTCCGCGAGAAGTCCATGCCGGCGTTTGAAATCATCTCCAACCAGGGCGTGGAGGAGATGGACATCAACATGAAAGACATGTTGCCCAACATCTTCGGCCAGCGCACCAAGAAGCGCAAAATGAAAGTCAGCGAGGCCATGGAGTACCTGATCCAGGAAGAAGAATCCAAGCTGATTGACATGGACCAGGTCACCCGCGTGGCGGTGGAGCGCGTGGAGCAATCGGGCATCATCTTCCTCGACGAAATTGACAAGATCGCCGGACGCGAAAGCGGCCACGGCCCCGACGTCTCCCGCGAAGGCGTGCAGCGCGACATTCTTCCCATTGTGGAAGGCACCACCTGCAACACCCGCTACGGCATGGTCCGCACCGACCACATCCTGTTCATCGCCGCCGGAGCGTTCCACGTCTCCAAACCCAGTGACCTGATTCCGGAACTGCAAGGGCGCTTCCCCATCCGCGTGGAGCTGAAGTCTCTGACCATGGCCGACTTCATCGCCATCCTCACCGAGCCCAAGTCGTCACTGGTGAAACAGTACACGGCGCTGCTGGAAACCGAGGGCCTCAAGCTGGAGTTCACCCGGCAGGCGCTGGACGAAATCGCCGGCTTCGCCTTCCAGGTGAACGAATCCACGGAGAACATCGGCGCGCGGCGCCTGCATACAATCATGGAGCGCGTGCTGGACGACATCAGCTTCAACGCGCCCGAGATGAAAGAGAAAACCGTCAAGATTGATGCCGACTACGTCCGCAAAATGCTCGCCGACATCGTGAAAGACCAGGATTTGTCGAGGTACATACTGTAG
- a CDS encoding tRNA guanosine(34) transglycosylase Tgt translates to MTLPFSIEAHAGPARLGRLHTPHGEVETPAFMPVGTVGSVKAVPQDVLEDLGAQIILGNTYHLYLRPGHELIRGLGGLHKFMSWERALLTDSGGFQVFSLGDLRKVSEEGVSFRSHLDGSSHFFTPERSMEIQIALGADIIMAFDECTEHPADRARARESMELTLRWARRSKDYFEAHKHEVPWGNRDIGRSGHRDIGKPDSMRPQHSSLSGQPSAGSSARTQALFGIVQGGMYADLRRESAERTVEMDFPGYAIGGLSVGEPRAQTLEMIAAALEILPKDKPRYVMGVGYPDEIVQYAAMGVDMMDCVLPTRAARHGLLFTSEGRINIKGARYAQDQSPPDPKCGCKVCARYSRAYLRHLFVAGEPLAGVLNTVHNLAFYLDTMRSVRHAIQLGDISGLLSGRASMV, encoded by the coding sequence GTGACGCTTCCCTTCAGCATCGAAGCCCACGCCGGCCCGGCCCGGCTCGGCCGATTGCACACCCCGCACGGCGAGGTGGAAACCCCCGCGTTCATGCCTGTTGGCACCGTGGGATCAGTGAAGGCCGTCCCCCAGGACGTCCTGGAAGACCTGGGAGCGCAGATCATCCTGGGCAATACCTATCATCTTTATCTGCGTCCGGGACACGAGTTGATTCGCGGGCTTGGCGGACTGCACAAATTCATGAGCTGGGAGCGCGCCTTACTCACCGACTCCGGCGGCTTTCAGGTGTTCAGCCTGGGCGACCTCCGCAAAGTCAGCGAAGAGGGCGTGAGTTTCCGTTCGCACCTGGACGGCTCGTCGCACTTCTTCACTCCGGAGCGGTCCATGGAAATCCAGATCGCGCTGGGCGCGGACATTATTATGGCGTTTGACGAATGCACCGAGCATCCCGCCGACCGCGCGCGCGCCCGCGAATCCATGGAGCTGACGCTGCGCTGGGCGCGCCGCAGCAAAGACTACTTTGAAGCGCACAAGCATGAAGTGCCGTGGGGGAATCGGGACATCGGGAGATCTGGACATCGGGACATCGGAAAACCGGACTCAATGAGGCCCCAGCACTCATCACTGAGCGGTCAGCCCTCCGCGGGCTCTTCAGCTCGAACACAAGCTCTCTTCGGCATTGTGCAAGGCGGGATGTACGCGGATTTACGCCGCGAATCCGCCGAGCGCACGGTGGAAATGGACTTTCCCGGATACGCCATCGGGGGCTTGAGCGTGGGCGAGCCGCGCGCGCAGACGCTGGAAATGATCGCCGCGGCTCTCGAAATCCTGCCTAAGGACAAGCCGCGGTACGTGATGGGCGTCGGCTACCCGGACGAGATCGTGCAATACGCCGCCATGGGCGTGGACATGATGGATTGCGTGCTGCCCACGCGGGCGGCGCGTCACGGACTGCTGTTTACCTCGGAGGGCCGGATCAATATCAAGGGCGCGCGATACGCCCAGGACCAGTCGCCGCCCGACCCCAAGTGCGGGTGCAAGGTTTGTGCCCGTTACAGCCGGGCGTATCTGCGGCACCTGTTCGTCGCCGGGGAACCGCTGGCCGGGGTGCTGAACACCGTCCACAATCTGGCGTTCTACCTTGACACTATGCGGTCGGTACGTCATGCTATACAGCTTGGGGACATCTCAGGATTGCTCTCTGGCAGGGCGTCCATGGTCTGA
- the secD gene encoding protein translocase subunit SecD, which translates to MQKNLLTKTLIIAAVLLLCLYGMLGWPTSFSGQGLKAAIMDRIHLGLDLKGGTHLVLQVQVNDAINAETDHAIETLKDEMAKDGITYADIAKPDANSQPEKIVIKGVPLDAGSKIRSAVTDRFREYDIASGAEGTWTMTMKPTVISDLKTRTVDLSIEAIRRRVDSLGVSEPSIQRNGMGNNQILVQLPGVDDPGRVKEIIQSTARLEIHQCFGTANGYANEQEALLANKGMLPPGTILLHGSPGGAGDQGDHVFVIARVPIVGGTDIMDASPGTDQNGRPSVNFQLTAAAGRKFSAFTSTHNEGSGDPNPFIAIVLDSKVREAASVKTEIRDRGEIAGGFTEQTARDLAMLLKSGALPASLHYLTERTIGPSLGADSIKAGVNAAIFGMLAVLVFMLIYYRGAGINANVALILNLIILLGFMGFTGQVLTLPGIAGVILTVGMGVDSNVLIFERIREELRNNKAPAAAVDQGFDRAWTTILDTHVTTIVSAVILFFVGSGPVRGFAVTLTFGLLANLFTAVFVSRVIFDAVLNRKQRGEALSI; encoded by the coding sequence ATGCAAAAGAACTTACTCACCAAGACCCTGATTATTGCCGCCGTCCTGCTGCTTTGTTTGTACGGCATGCTCGGCTGGCCCACGAGTTTCAGCGGACAAGGGCTGAAAGCGGCCATCATGGACCGGATTCATCTGGGTCTGGACCTGAAGGGCGGCACTCACCTGGTCCTGCAGGTGCAGGTGAATGACGCGATTAACGCGGAAACCGACCATGCCATTGAAACTCTGAAAGATGAAATGGCCAAGGACGGCATCACCTACGCGGACATCGCCAAGCCTGACGCCAACAGCCAGCCGGAAAAGATCGTAATCAAAGGTGTTCCGTTGGACGCCGGCTCCAAGATCCGCTCCGCGGTAACAGACCGCTTCCGGGAATATGACATCGCCAGCGGCGCCGAGGGAACCTGGACCATGACCATGAAGCCCACGGTCATCAGTGATCTCAAGACCAGGACCGTGGATTTGTCCATTGAGGCCATCCGTCGCCGCGTGGACAGCCTGGGTGTGAGCGAGCCCAGCATTCAACGCAACGGCATGGGCAACAACCAGATCCTGGTGCAGCTCCCCGGTGTGGATGATCCCGGGCGCGTGAAAGAGATTATCCAGTCCACGGCGCGTCTGGAAATCCACCAGTGTTTTGGTACTGCGAACGGATATGCCAACGAGCAGGAGGCACTGCTAGCGAACAAGGGTATGTTGCCCCCAGGCACCATTTTGTTGCACGGCTCACCTGGCGGCGCCGGCGACCAGGGAGACCACGTATTCGTTATTGCACGCGTGCCCATCGTCGGCGGAACTGACATCATGGACGCCTCTCCGGGCACGGACCAGAACGGCCGGCCCAGTGTTAATTTCCAGTTGACGGCAGCTGCCGGACGCAAGTTCTCCGCTTTTACCTCCACGCACAACGAGGGCAGCGGCGACCCGAATCCCTTCATCGCCATTGTGCTGGATAGCAAGGTCCGCGAAGCCGCGTCCGTCAAGACGGAAATCCGCGACCGTGGCGAGATCGCTGGCGGATTTACCGAGCAGACGGCGCGCGACCTGGCCATGCTGCTCAAGTCCGGCGCCCTGCCCGCCAGCTTGCATTACCTCACCGAGCGGACGATCGGTCCTTCGCTGGGAGCGGACTCCATCAAGGCCGGCGTGAACGCGGCCATTTTCGGAATGCTGGCGGTCCTGGTCTTCATGCTGATCTACTATCGGGGCGCCGGCATCAACGCCAACGTGGCCTTGATCCTGAATCTGATCATCCTGCTGGGCTTTATGGGATTCACCGGCCAGGTGCTTACTTTGCCGGGCATTGCCGGAGTGATTCTCACCGTCGGCATGGGCGTGGATTCCAACGTGCTGATCTTTGAGCGCATTCGCGAGGAGCTGCGCAACAACAAGGCCCCTGCCGCGGCCGTGGACCAGGGGTTTGACCGCGCCTGGACCACCATTCTGGATACCCACGTGACCACCATTGTCTCAGCCGTAATTCTGTTCTTTGTGGGATCGGGGCCGGTGCGCGGATTTGCCGTGACGCTTACTTTCGGTCTGCTGGCCAATTTGTTTACCGCCGTTTTTGTTTCCCGGGTGATTTTTGACGCCGTCCTCAACCGCAAACAGCGGGGAGAAGCTCTGAGCATCTAG
- a CDS encoding DUF3052 domain-containing protein: MAGYSGTPLVQKIGIKPGHRVILRNHPATFLKALGKLPEGVQPSERLSGQAAVVVYFTDKRAELERDFSLLSKTLLPDGMLWIGWPKKASGRPTDLNENIVRETGLKNGLVDVKVCAIDDVWSGLKFVIRVKDRK, encoded by the coding sequence ATGGCAGGCTATTCAGGAACACCGCTCGTCCAGAAGATTGGCATCAAGCCGGGTCACCGCGTAATCTTGCGTAACCATCCGGCAACGTTTCTGAAGGCGCTGGGCAAGCTGCCGGAGGGTGTTCAGCCCAGCGAACGGCTCTCCGGCCAGGCCGCGGTGGTGGTTTATTTCACCGATAAACGGGCAGAGCTGGAGCGTGACTTTTCGTTGTTATCAAAGACGCTGCTGCCCGACGGCATGTTGTGGATCGGCTGGCCCAAGAAAGCGTCCGGCCGGCCCACGGACCTGAACGAAAACATCGTTCGCGAAACCGGACTGAAAAACGGCTTGGTGGACGTGAAAGTCTGCGCCATTGACGATGTCTGGTCCGGATTGAAATTTGTGATTCGCGTGAAAGACCGGAAGTAG
- a CDS encoding TolC family protein: MKQKAFCLLLFAMAGVAGVSAQMQPSPGIPTPLAALVNEAQQTNPEIQVAVHGAQAAGHAAKQAGALPDTQIMLQHLSVGSPRPFAGYTNSDFAYIGLGASQEFPWPGKRALRAQVAGAQADALRTQSGAVRRMVVEQVKMTYFKLAYLQATLDILLRDDKLLVEMEQTAESRYRVGQGNQQEVLKAQLQHTRILQEITLHHREQGQLQAQLKQLLGRAQDSPDIATETLRERVLPASASELLQQARQNNPEINARTQLVKRADLQTDLARKEFRPDFGLQYIYQNTDRKFRDYYMLTFTVTLPNRGRKRAELAEATENRQTAASELTAEVQRRMAEVQDQYVIAKTSAEQLKIFREGLLPQAEATFHAAITAYQANRQDFETLLSSFRDVLDFEEQYQKVLSEHESALARLESLTGVTLP, translated from the coding sequence GTGAAGCAGAAAGCTTTTTGTTTGTTATTGTTCGCGATGGCCGGCGTCGCGGGCGTTTCCGCGCAGATGCAGCCGTCGCCAGGCATTCCCACGCCGCTGGCCGCGCTGGTGAACGAGGCCCAGCAGACTAATCCTGAGATCCAGGTTGCCGTGCACGGCGCGCAAGCGGCCGGTCACGCTGCAAAGCAGGCCGGCGCGCTGCCGGATACGCAGATCATGTTGCAGCACCTGAGCGTGGGCAGTCCGCGTCCGTTTGCCGGATACACCAACAGCGACTTTGCCTACATCGGCCTGGGCGCGTCGCAGGAGTTCCCCTGGCCCGGCAAGCGCGCGCTGCGCGCGCAGGTGGCCGGAGCGCAGGCTGACGCATTGCGTACGCAGTCCGGCGCGGTCCGGCGCATGGTGGTCGAGCAGGTGAAGATGACCTACTTCAAGCTGGCCTATCTGCAAGCCACGCTCGATATCCTGCTACGCGACGACAAGTTGCTGGTTGAGATGGAGCAGACTGCCGAATCGCGTTATCGCGTGGGCCAGGGCAACCAACAGGAGGTGCTCAAGGCCCAACTCCAGCACACGCGCATTCTGCAGGAGATCACTCTGCACCATCGCGAGCAAGGCCAACTCCAGGCGCAGCTCAAGCAGTTGTTGGGACGCGCGCAGGACTCACCTGACATTGCCACCGAGACTCTGCGAGAACGCGTGCTTCCCGCCAGCGCGTCCGAGCTGTTGCAGCAGGCGCGGCAAAACAACCCTGAGATCAACGCGCGCACACAGCTGGTGAAGCGGGCCGATCTGCAGACCGACCTGGCGCGCAAAGAATTCCGTCCTGACTTTGGACTGCAATACATCTACCAGAACACCGATCGCAAGTTCCGCGACTATTACATGCTCACGTTCACGGTCACGCTTCCTAACCGCGGCCGCAAGCGTGCCGAGCTGGCGGAGGCCACGGAGAACCGCCAGACCGCAGCCTCCGAACTGACCGCCGAGGTCCAGCGACGCATGGCTGAGGTGCAAGACCAGTACGTCATCGCCAAAACGTCAGCGGAGCAACTCAAGATTTTCCGCGAAGGGCTTCTGCCGCAGGCTGAAGCCACGTTCCACGCGGCGATTACCGCCTACCAAGCCAATCGGCAGGATTTTGAAACCTTGCTTTCCTCTTTCCGCGACGTGCTCGATTTTGAAGAGCAATACCAAAAGGTGCTCAGTGAGCATGAGTCAGCACTGGCGCGGCTGGAGTCGCTGACGGGAGTAACGCT